The region ATGGCCGCCGGGAAGATGATGGTCCGGGTCATGCGCACGGCCAGCCTGGCTTCCAACAAGACCGTCTGGCTATACTGCTCGAAGAATATGGACGTCCGGCTGTTCAGTTCCCGACCGCTCAAGACCCGCATACGCTCGAAAATTTCCACCGAGGCTGTGGCCTGGATGTTGGGGATGGCCTCGGGGGCGGTTTGGTAGTTGGGGAGGCCCCGACGGGCGGCCTCGTCCTTCCAGGCCTGTGAGTAGCCGTCGCCGTTGAAGACGATGGTCTGGTGGTCCTGATAGATTTCACGAATCAGGGCCTGGGCGGCCGGGTGGACACGGGAGGGATCCCCTTGAGTCTGGTTTTCGAGACGGGTGGCCACATAGTCCAGCGAATCGGCAAGAATCGTGTTCAGGGCGGTTACGGGTCCGGCGATGGACTGGCTGGAGCCTACGGCCCGGAACTCGAAGCGGTTTTGGGTGAAGGCGAATGGACTGGTCCTGTTCCGGTCCCCGCTATCTCGGGGCAACGGGGGGAGGGTGTCCACGCCTACGGTCAGGGTTCGGCGGGCAGAGGTGCCACAGGTTTGGCCCTGGGCGATGTCTTCGAAGACTTGGGCCAGTTCTTGACCTAAAAAAATGGACATTATGGCCGGGGGAGCCTCGTGCCCTCCGAGGCGGTGGTCATTGGCGGCTGTGGCCACCACGGCCCGGAGCAGACCGGCGTGAAGGTGTACGGCTCGGATCATGGCCACGCAAAAGACGAGGAACTGGGCGTTTTCCTGGGGCGTATCGCCAGGGTCGAAGAAATTGCCCTGGGTGGCATTGCCCAGCGAATAGTTCAGGTGTTTGCCGGAGCCGTTGATGCCGGCAAAGGGTTTTTCATGGAGGAGGCAGGCCATGCCGTAGCGTTTGGCCACCCGTTTGAGGGTGACCATGGTCAATTGCTGATGGTCGTTGGCGATGTTGGCGGTCTCATACAGGGGAGCGATCTCGAACTGGCCGGGGGCGACCTCGTTGTGTCTGGCCTTGACGGGCACGCCCAGCTTGTAGAGTTCCTGCTCGACTTCCATCATGAAGGACAGGACCCGGCGGGGGATGGCCCCGAAATAGTGGTCGGCGAACTCCTGACCTTTGCTTGGCGGGGCCCCGAAGATGGTCCGGCCGGCAGTGATGAGATCCGGCCGGGCGAAGAAGAAATTCCGATCGATGAGGAAGAACTCCTGTTCGGCTCCGGCGTAGGATTGGACCCGGCCGGGATTTTTGTGCCCGAAGATGCCGAGGATCCTCTGGGCGTGGTGGTTCAGGGCTTGTTCGGATCGCAACAGGGGCGTCTTCTTGTCCAAGGCCTCTCCGTTCCAGGAGATAAAGATCGTGGGGATGCACAGGGTGGCCCCCTGGGGGGTCTCCAAGATGTAGGCCGGGCTGGTCACGTCCCATGCCGTGTAGCCCCGGGCCTCGAAGGTCTGACGAAGACCTCCGCTGGGAAAGCTGGAGGCGTCAGGCTCGCCCTGGATCAGGGACTTGCCGCTGAACTGGGCCATGGCCCCGCCCCGGCCGTCGGGAGTCAGGAAGCTGTCGTGTTTTTCGGCTGTCTGTCCGGTCATGGGATAGAAGACATGGCAATAGTGGGTGGCCCCTTTTTCCACGGCCCATTCCTTCATGGCCGAGGCCACGATGTCGGCCACGGACGAGTCCATGGGCTTGCCGTTGGTCCATGTCTCCTGAAGGGTGGCGAATACGGATTCGGGCAGATGCCGACGCATGACGCGCTCGTTGAAGACGTTGGATCCGAAGAGTTCCGTGGGGGGCGTTTCCCTGAAATTCATGGGCGGGACGATCGGCCGATAGCTGTTGATGGCCTGGATGGCGTCCAGACGGGCCCTAATGCCGCTCATTGGCAACCTCCGATTTGACTGGTATTGATGATCCAAAAACGAGGAGCGGACCGTCACCCTTTGGGCGCCGGTTTTCCCCTTTCCTGAAAAGGGAGCGTATCCGTTCATCGCTTAAATGGAAAGAGACTCCGGGCCGGGTTTCGGCGGACGTCCGGACGGGATGAGGAACAGTTCCGCCTGTGGAGAGAGACATGAACAGACATCTGCTCTTGACGGTTGGTTCTGGGCACACGCACCAGCACGCTCCTCGGTTTGTGAAATATTTTTATTCCGGGGAATCCAAGCCCAAGACGACCATCTTTTTCGTCGCCCCGACTGTGGACATGGACATTTCCACTAGCCGGGACCCGGGCCATGCCGTGTCCGAGGCCGAAACCTTAGTGGCCTCCTACAAGCGCAAGGGCCAGAGGGCCTTGGACAGGGCCAGGGAGGATTTGGTCCAGGCCGGTTTCGCCAAGGAAACCATTGAGACCAAGATCAAGGTCAGGAGTTTCGGAACGGTTTTGGACATCGTCCAGGAGACCGGGGCCGGGTACTACGACGCCGTGGTGCTTGGGCGTCGGGGGCTGTCCATGTTCGAAGAACTCATCGAGCAGAGCGTCAGTCGGAAGATCCTGGAGGAGGAAATCGATTTCCCCATCTGGATCTGCAAGGAGCCCCTGCCCGAGAGCAAGAACGTCCTTCTGTGCGCCGACGGCTCCGAACAGAGTTTGCGCATGGCCGATCACGTCGGGTTCATGCTTGAGGGGGTCACGGGGCACGACGTGACCATTCTGCACATCGACCGGGGCAATGGGGACAAGGAGGCGGCCCTGTCCCAGGCCAGGGCCGAGATTCTGTCCAACGGGTTCCCGGCGGATCGGATCCGCGAGGTGGTTCTTGAGTCCGGACAGATCGGGCCGACCATCCTGGGTTACGCCGAGGAAAATGGGTTCGCGGCCGTGGCCATGGGAACCACCGGCGCGGGCAAGAAATCCGGGATCTGGCCCTTTGTGGGCTCGGCCTGTCTGCACGTGCTCAAGAACATGAAACATCTCTGTCTGTGGGTCAGCAAGTAGGTCCAAAAGGCTCGAGGAGGGGCGCCATGCGTTATTTCATCATGGGCGGGACCGGGTTCGTGGGCCGGCATCTGGTCGAGAAAATTCTGGCAGGCGGCGACCAGGCGGTTCTTCTGGTTCGGCCAGGATCGGAACCTCCGGCGGCCAAGGGCCTCGAAACCATCACAGGCAATCCATTTCAGGCCGGGGCCTGGGCCGGGAAGGCCCGAAGCTGCGACGTGGTCGTCAATCTGGTCGGATCGACCATCATGACCAGATGGACGGCCAAGGCTCGGGAGCGGATCATGGCCACCCGGGTCGATTCGACACGGGCAGCGGTCCAGGCCCTGGGCAAGGAAGGGACGAAAACGCTTCTTTGCGCCAATGCCATCGGCTTTTACGGAGACGGCGGCGACCACGAACAGACCGAGAACACTCCGGCTGGAACCGGATTCCTGGCCGAAATCTGTCAAGCTTGGCAGAAGGAGGCCGAGAAGGCCAAGAATATCGGCCACCGGGTCTGCATCATGCGTTTTGGGGCCGTGCTGGGCCCCGGCGGAGGGGCCCTGGCCAAGATGCTTCCCCCATTTCGACTGGGCTTGGGCGGGCCGGTTGGGGGTGGACGGCAATGGTTTTCCTGGGTCCACGTCCAGGATGTGGCCGAGGCCATCCAGTTCCTGGCAGGGGAAAAATCGGCCCAGGGGGTGTTCAATATCTGCGCCCCGGACCCGGTCCGCAACCGGGAGTTCGCCCTGGCGCTGGGCCGGGTCTTGAACCGGCCGGCGTTTCTGCCTTTTCCGGGCTGGGTCCTGCGCCTAGCCATGGGCCAGGCGTCCGATGTCGTCCTGGCCAGCCAGAGGTGTCTGCCCAGACGACTCCAAGATGCCGGGTTCCGGTTTTCCCAACCAAGTCTGGTGCAAGCCTTGGCCGACATCGTGAATGAACAGGCCCGGGGCAAGACCCGGTCAAGGAGGAACGGTCGATGAAAGCCGTCAAATGGATTGTCGGAATCGTGCTGGGCGTGATCGTCCTGGCCGTTGCCGGGGTCGCGGCCCTGGTCGTGCTGGTGGATCCCAATGACTACAAGTCACAGATCGCCGCAAAGGTCCAAGAGACCACCGGAAGAACCCTGGACATTTCCGGGGACATCGGGTGGACCTTTTTCCCCTGGCTGGGAATGGAGGCCGGGGCCATGACCCTGGGCAACGCCCCGGGTTTCGAGGGCAAGCCCTTTGCCGGGATCGAGCGGGCCCAGGTCCGGGTTGCCCTGACGCCGTTATTCAAGGGCCAGGTTCAGGTCGGGACAGTGATTCTTCAGGGCCTGGTGCTGAATC is a window of Deltaproteobacteria bacterium DNA encoding:
- a CDS encoding TIGR01777 family protein, with protein sequence MRYFIMGGTGFVGRHLVEKILAGGDQAVLLVRPGSEPPAAKGLETITGNPFQAGAWAGKARSCDVVVNLVGSTIMTRWTAKARERIMATRVDSTRAAVQALGKEGTKTLLCANAIGFYGDGGDHEQTENTPAGTGFLAEICQAWQKEAEKAKNIGHRVCIMRFGAVLGPGGGALAKMLPPFRLGLGGPVGGGRQWFSWVHVQDVAEAIQFLAGEKSAQGVFNICAPDPVRNREFALALGRVLNRPAFLPFPGWVLRLAMGQASDVVLASQRCLPRRLQDAGFRFSQPSLVQALADIVNEQARGKTRSRRNGR
- a CDS encoding glutamine synthetase type III, whose protein sequence is MSGIRARLDAIQAINSYRPIVPPMNFRETPPTELFGSNVFNERVMRRHLPESVFATLQETWTNGKPMDSSVADIVASAMKEWAVEKGATHYCHVFYPMTGQTAEKHDSFLTPDGRGGAMAQFSGKSLIQGEPDASSFPSGGLRQTFEARGYTAWDVTSPAYILETPQGATLCIPTIFISWNGEALDKKTPLLRSEQALNHHAQRILGIFGHKNPGRVQSYAGAEQEFFLIDRNFFFARPDLITAGRTIFGAPPSKGQEFADHYFGAIPRRVLSFMMEVEQELYKLGVPVKARHNEVAPGQFEIAPLYETANIANDHQQLTMVTLKRVAKRYGMACLLHEKPFAGINGSGKHLNYSLGNATQGNFFDPGDTPQENAQFLVFCVAMIRAVHLHAGLLRAVVATAANDHRLGGHEAPPAIMSIFLGQELAQVFEDIAQGQTCGTSARRTLTVGVDTLPPLPRDSGDRNRTSPFAFTQNRFEFRAVGSSQSIAGPVTALNTILADSLDYVATRLENQTQGDPSRVHPAAQALIREIYQDHQTIVFNGDGYSQAWKDEAARRGLPNYQTAPEAIPNIQATASVEIFERMRVLSGRELNSRTSIFFEQYSQTVLLEARLAVRMTRTIIFPAAMRYQGELAATCQNLKAIGKDFETRTLDLVTERLRELLLAVEKLEKLLREEKKADERDEAEFCCGQVIPAMREVRAHADALEGLVADNLWFLPSYQEMLFIK
- a CDS encoding universal stress protein; translated protein: MNRHLLLTVGSGHTHQHAPRFVKYFYSGESKPKTTIFFVAPTVDMDISTSRDPGHAVSEAETLVASYKRKGQRALDRAREDLVQAGFAKETIETKIKVRSFGTVLDIVQETGAGYYDAVVLGRRGLSMFEELIEQSVSRKILEEEIDFPIWICKEPLPESKNVLLCADGSEQSLRMADHVGFMLEGVTGHDVTILHIDRGNGDKEAALSQARAEILSNGFPADRIREVVLESGQIGPTILGYAEENGFAAVAMGTTGAGKKSGIWPFVGSACLHVLKNMKHLCLWVSK